The Aquila chrysaetos chrysaetos chromosome 7, bAquChr1.4, whole genome shotgun sequence DNA segment TTTACCAACATCTCCTGTTGAAGATAGACAGTATTAACATGCTCATATGCTCTGTTCTCTACTATTGTGCCTTTCAATGTCAAGACAATCTATAAATCCAACCTGATGAGACATAAACAGTGCTGTGAGGGTTATCCATGACAACAAATCCATATTCTAGTACCAGTCGCTGATTATCATGAGGCCCATAGCAGATAAATacttcttcatattttttgcaCTGTGAATTTGTCCGAATTTCATAGCTTCTTGTCTGCTCATTAAATGCAGCCTTTACCttcaagaagttaaaaataaaaggttttacTCTTCACAGGAAGACAGGGTGAAAAAGGAATCAGAATATTAAAATCCAAAAGTATTGAACACTTCTctaacactgaaagaaaacagatagcGTTACAGATGTCTGAAAAGGCAACCCGTTAGTATGAAGAACAAACATCAAAACCTTAGTCTGCAGGATGTGCCACCCACTGTGCAGACTTATTACAGAGGCCCCAAATCCGCAAATAAAGATGGCTTCATGCAGAGTTGACTACTTCTGTGCTGTCCCAACAATGTGTTGGCACACAGTCCCTGACATAAAGTGGAACTGCTTTATACACTTTCCTAAGGCTGCTCAGAAGCTTCAGCCAGACGTGAAGTAACACAGGGACCATGTAACGAGATTTGTCTCAGGAGCTGAGCCTTTCAGCAGAGCAGAGTAGAGTTACATTTACAAGTGGCTCTTCCCAGTAGCTACCCTGCATGCAAATCTCACCCAGCCATTCTGGGCTCTCCCTGTAACTTTGCTTTGCTACATAAACATTTGAATCATCTTTATGCAACTGCCTTGGGCTGAATAACAAGCTCCAGCGTATATATGAACTGTGAGTACTCAGCCTGCACATGTCCTCAGTAGACATTTTTCCCACTATGAGATCTCTCACTGACCTCCAGACACTCCTAATCCATCACATAAATGCATGCTGTATTGAGACAGTGcatttacaaataaagaaataatctatttttagtTCCTTACCTGAACATTTGGACTGTGGTTTAGCAAATCTAAATATGGTGCCAATGCATAAACATCTGGCTCAAGAGAAAAACATTCCCTCTGTGAATGTTTCATGTATATTGTCCTCGTATTAATAGTGCACCAAGCCCACTCTAGAGCACTGTAGTTAAAAATAGTTCCTGTGTTTTCAGCAAACAAAggctgcagggaagagaaaaaagccttGGAAGACATGTACAACTCCTGGACTGTCGTTCTCTGCTCCTGAGCCTTCTTTCTTAAAGGTTCAGGAAGAAGGCTTACTACATCGTGCTCCAAGCAAACAGGGCAAGTGTATGTCTTGGGTAAAACATCAAGATATGGCTTCCACAGAGATTTCTCACCAGCATGCTTCtctgctattaaaaatgtgcataGTGCTATCAAAGGAGATACAGGAGGCTTCCAtctattagaaaataaaataaaaataccaacaCAGCAGATACACAGAGGTGAGATAGGAAATTGATGCAACAGTATTTTATCTCTCTTCTAgttcttttaaatgttataaATAGCTTCTGTTTTAAACTTCTTTGTAGTTCATCTCCAGGTCCTTTTGATGATTTCAAAGCGGCTATAAAAGCTGGTTTGTAGTAACAGTTTCAGGCTCACCTCCTCttggattgtttttttccttttggggagttgggttttttttaggatacATAACAACTACTCAATGTCCAGCATAGGtctttgctctgaattttctaaAAGGCTATGTTCATGTGACTGCTTTGCAATCCCATTTCATCCTCCTTCACCTACTGAAGCATAATCACAAATTCCCAAGAAACCATTCATAACTGGCATTTAGGTCCAAGCTGGCTCTCGAGGCAGGTCAAGTTCAAGCCTATACCATCCCTCCAACTCAGCCTAGCTAAAAGGGGATGCTCTGTGTCCATACCTTACTTATCTGAGCATTCCACATGCATGAAAGTCCACAAGAAATACTCATACAAGTTAGGGTATGCAGTTTAAAGCCCTAACACCATTTAAGATGATTAATCTACTAATGAGCAACCCACAGTAAAGGCCAGCTCGCCCATAAAGTGTCACTTTTCACTTACTTCATAATGTATTCTCCCAAGCAGCTACTAAGGACAGTGCCCGTGGTGAGTAAGCATTTCTCCGGCAATGAAATAATCAGATCCCCTGCCtttgagggaggaaaaaaaaacatcacaCATAAAGAATAGTAAAGATCAAGTGTAAATGACTCATCTACTACACAATTTCTGAAGAGAGAGACATTCCTCAGAGAACACTAATGTCAGTAAGCAAACAGATGTGATGTTGAACTTGATGGAAACTGACATGGTTTTAAGACAATCCCAGTCCAGGGAAGGAGGACGATTGCAGTCAGCAGGAACTGTCAACTGCAGAAAGTTAGTTGTTCACAGAAAGTCTGGTGCCTGGCTACTCACTTTCTTTGTACTGAGATATATTTTAGATTAGAGCTCAGAAACAGATGAACTTCTATCAACATAGCAGTATGGGGTAGGGATATTTTAGGTCGTGTCTATCCTGACCTTGTTTGCCAAgctgctgtgtgtgtgtaaattaGCTTTCATGCCTGGTTTGAGCCATATGTGTCCATGTTTGTAGGGAGAGGACATGAATCAAGTCAATACTTTCTCCTTCCCATTACTCTGATCCTTCCTATCTTGCTCAAGCCCAGCTGAGTCTAGCTCTCATTTCACTTACTGCAGAATCCCAGCATTGTGGATAACCTAAGCCTCTGGCTTCAACTGCTGGCTCTAACCACGAGCCAGCATGAGAACATACACTGCTCTCTACACATGACTTTTCCACTGCATCTCCTTCCTACTTCTTGCTATACCCTCTATTTTGCAAAAGGTTCTGGATCTGATTCTCCATTATTTGATATACTATTCCCATACCAGTTAGGAAACTTCTCCAACACGCCTATTTTCAGAAAGGCACTTTTCAGTCAGAGTTCAGTCTTTCTGTG contains these protein-coding regions:
- the SETD4 gene encoding SET domain-containing protein 4 isoform X2; this encodes MKKSRGRTGRKRRRKHLQSFMDGVSCSHKLEYIKLKKWLKDRGFEDSNLRPAEFWDTGRGLMTTKALQAGDLIISLPEKCLLTTGTVLSSCLGEYIMKWKPPVSPLIALCTFLIAEKHAGEKSLWKPYLDVLPKTYTCPVCLEHDVVSLLPEPLRKKAQEQRTTVQELYMSSKAFFSSLQPLFAENTGTIFNYSALEWAWCTINTRTIYMKHSQRECFSLEPDVYALAPYLDLLNHSPNVQVKAAFNEQTRSYEIRTNSQCKKYEEVFICYGPHDNQRLVLEYGFVVMDNPHSTVYVSSDILLKYFPPLDKQRNTKLSILKDHDFLENLTFGWDGPSWRLLTALKLLSLGADELSPS
- the SETD4 gene encoding SET domain-containing protein 4 isoform X3; translated protein: MKKSRGRTGRKRRRKHLQSFMDGVSCSHKLEYIKLKKWLKDRGFEDSNLRPAEFWDTGRGLMTTKALQAGDLIISLPEKCLLTTGTVLSSCLGEYIMKWKPPVSPLIALCTFLIAEKHAGEKSLWKPYLDVLPKTYTCPVCLEHDVVSLLPEPLRKKAQEQRTTVQELYMSSKAFFSSLQPLFAENTGTIFNYSALEWAWCTINTRTIYMKHSQRECFSLEPDVYALAPYLDLLNHSPNVQVKAAFNEQTRSYEIRTNSQCKKYEEVFICYGPHDNQRLVLEYGFVVMDNPHSTVYVSSDILLKYFPPLDKQRNTKLSILKDHDFLENLTFGWDGPSWRLLTALKLLSLGADEL
- the SETD4 gene encoding SET domain-containing protein 4 isoform X1; protein product: MKKSRGRTGRKRRRKHLQSFMDGVSCSHKLEYIKLKKWLKDRGFEDSNLRPAEFWDTGRGLMTTKALQAGDLIISLPEKCLLTTGTVLSSCLGEYIMKWKPPVSPLIALCTFLIAEKHAGEKSLWKPYLDVLPKTYTCPVCLEHDVVSLLPEPLRKKAQEQRTTVQELYMSSKAFFSSLQPLFAENTGTIFNYSALEWAWCTINTRTIYMKHSQRECFSLEPDVYALAPYLDLLNHSPNVQVKAAFNEQTRSYEIRTNSQCKKYEEVFICYGPHDNQRLVLEYGFVVMDNPHSTVYVSSDILLKYFPPLDKQRNTKLSILKDHDFLENLTFGWDGPSWRLLTALKLLSLGADEFTCWRRTLLGDVISARNEQQTLNITAKICHFLIQETQHVLLQISQLKRKKENLKKHLALVEALRLEDLKILQKSAEILCNLNMAKT